Proteins encoded in a region of the Gigantopelta aegis isolate Gae_Host chromosome 13, Gae_host_genome, whole genome shotgun sequence genome:
- the LOC121387062 gene encoding frizzled-2-like, whose product MAGLKIWRELFFASVLLCCVFREGGRVFCQHAKTRITDHAALAHHGKCEAITIPLCKDIQYNETIMPNLLNHQKQDDAGLEVHQFFPLVKVQCSSQLKFFLCTMYVPVCTVLEDAIPPCRSLCIQARNGCESLMNKFGFQWPDSLECEKFPIKGLCVGENNTEPAETTQKTPMRPGHGFKPQRPGVMDQGSHWDINNLIPGFNYSHTNVYNSKVYGFHCPDELKVPKGFDYRLKVGKQLERDCGAPCYNMFFNHDKRVFARWWIGIWSCICLASTLFTVLTFLIDMQRFRYPERPIIFLSGCYFMVALAYVVGFALKDKVSCNEPFDPPTKGLMKTMEPIITQGTKKEGCTILFMMLYFFSMASSIWWVILTLTWFLAAGMKWGHEAIEANSQYFHLASWAVPAIKTIAILAMGQVDGDVLSGVCFTGIFDVDALRGFVLAPLVVYLIIGTSFLLAGFVSLFRIRTIMKSDGTKTDKLEKLMVRIGIFSVLYTVPATIVIACYFYEQSFRGQWIITWHETLCKNNYIMTCPHPDTVKTKPWPDFNVFMIKYLMTVIVGITSGVWIWTGKTFLSWKQFYCRIFSHRQNESVV is encoded by the coding sequence atggcggGGCTGAAGATTTGGCGAGAACTGTTTTTCGCGAGTGTTTTGCTCTGTTGTGTGTTCCGAGAAGGCGGCCGTGTTTTCTGTCAGCACGCTAAAACGCGGATCACTGATCACGCTGCGCTGGCGCATCACGGAAAATGCGAAGCGATTACTATTCCGCTTTGCAAAGACATCCAGTATAACGAAACCATCATGCCGAATTTGCTTAATCACCAAAAACAAGACGATGCGGGGTTGGAAGTGCATCAGTTCTTTCCACTGGTTAAAGTTCAGTGTAGCAGTCAGTTGAAATTCTTTTTGTGCACAATGTACGTTCCCGTGTGTACGGTTTTGGAAGACGCTATCCCGCCGTGTCGATCGCTCTGCATCCAGGCTAGGAACGGATGCGAGAGTCTGATGAACAAGTTTGGATTTCAGTGGCCGGATAGTTTGGAGTGTGAGAAATTCCCAATAAAAGGTTTGTGTGTGGGAGAAAATAACACGGAACCGGCGGAAACTACCCAGAAGACACCAATGAGACCGGGACACGGTTTCAAGCCCCAACGCCCGGGAGTGATGGATCAAGGAAGTCACTGGGACATCAACAACCTGATCCCGGGTTTCAACTACAGCCACACCAACGTCTACAACAGCAAGGTTTACGGCTTCCACTGCCCCGACGAGCTGAAGGTACCGAAGGGATTCGACTACCGCCTCAAGGTCGGGAAGCAGTTGGAACGGGATTGCGGGGCTCCCTGCTACAATATGTTTTTCAACCACGACAAACGCGTCTTCGCTCGGTGGTGGATCGGGATTTGGTCGTGTATCTGTCTCGCGTCTACCCTTTTCACCGTCCTGACTTTCCTCATAGACATGCAGCGATTCCGGTACCCGGAGAGGCCGATAATTTTCCTGTCTGGATGTTACTTCATGGTTGCTTTGGCTTACGTCGTAGGGTTTGCTCTCAAGGACAAAGTTTCCTGCAATGAACCGTTCGATCCCCCAACCAAAGGATTGATGAAGACTATGGAACCGATAATCACCCAGGGAACCAAGAAGGAAGGCTGCACCATCCTCTTCATGATGCTCTACTTCTTCAGCATGGCCAGCTCCATCTGGTGGGTGATTCTCACACTAACGTGGTTCCTCGCAGCAGGTATGAAGTGGGGTCACGAAGCCATTGAGGCGAATTCTCAATACTTCCATCTCGCCTCGTGGGCTGTCCCCGCCATCAAGACCATCGCGATCCTGGCCATGGGGCAGGTCGATGGGGATGTTCTCAGCGGGGTCTGTTTCACGGGAATCTTCGATGTCGACGCTCTCCGGGGTTTCGTGTTGGCCCCCCTCGTCGTGTATCTCATCATCGGGACATCCTTCCTGCTGGCCGGTTTCGTTTCCTTGTTCCGCATCCGTACCATCATGAAGAGCGATGGGACGAAGACGGACAAACTAGAAAAACTGATGGTCCGGATCGGCATTTTCTCCGTTCTGTACACGGTGCCGGCGACCATCGTTATAGCGTGTTACTTCTACGAACAATCGTTTCGAGGCCAGTGGATTATCACGTGGCACGAGACGCTGTGTAAGAACAACTACATCATGACATGTCCACACCCGGACACCGTAAAGACCAAACCGTGGCCAGACTTCAACGTGTTTATGATCAAATACCTCATGACTGTCATCGTCGGAATCACATCCGGAGTGTGGATCTGGACTGGAAAGACCTTCCTGTCGTGGAAACAGTTTTACTGCAGGATTTTCTCGCATCGCCAGAACGAAAGTGTTGTGTGA